The following are from one region of the Lytechinus variegatus isolate NC3 chromosome 4, Lvar_3.0, whole genome shotgun sequence genome:
- the LOC121413575 gene encoding histone deacetylase 8-like isoform X1, with protein sequence MNDEGPSDSENGFDARNQGNKNESPPRLQTAGIFGNVQRLHPTHPENLLRLQPARPSDNAPRLQSARSLDNAPRFQVARSSENTPRFQLARSSENVPRPQAAKSTENAPRPQMSRPSENLQRPQTIWPSENVPRLQSGQPTENVPRLQPVRPSENVPPEISVYDCNSEEEDEAVQPPPSRKRAALSPLKPLNPTVSKTVESSQPTKAKVKYMGSVSGPSGLSVRQESIAGSKDSPEQKENNAIYYVFSQRLLQLCDQVPKIPKRASMVHTLIEAYDLLDHVTLITPEFATKDELLAFHSQEYIEFLERVNLEEDSEKDEELKQQFGLGYDCPNLPLVYDFVRLVAGASLSCAKALIQQKCRIAINWNGGWHHARRDEAAGFCYVNDIVLAILKLKEHFNRVLYIDLDLHHGDAVDDAFIFTPKVMTVSLHKHSPGFFPGTGSLNRVGGGRGKFYTVSVPLKDGIKDEQYSDLFTRVMEQVRVKFQPSVVVVQCGADTLSSDPMQSFNLTPLGVGQCVSRVLSWKLPTLLLGGGGYNMANTARCWSYLTGLVLGKKLPSEIPDHEFFLEYGPGYQLEVCPAHYTNCNSVEYMETIAKAITKNLENVR encoded by the exons ATGAATGATGAAGGTCCATCAGATTCCGAGAACGGTTTTGACGCAAGAAATCAAGGTAACAAAAATGAGTCCCCACCAAGACTACAGACAGCAGGAATCTTTGGGAATGTGCAAAGGCTTCATCCAACCCATCCTGAGAATCTCCTGAGACTCCAGCCAGCGAGACCGTCAGACAACGCTCCTCGGCTTCAGTCAGCAAGATCTTTGGACAATGCTCCAAGGTTCCAAGTAGCAAGATCATCAGAGAATACTCCAAGGTTCCAACTTGCAAGATCGTCAGAGAATGTCCCCCGGCCTCAAGCAGCAAAATCTACAGAGAATGCTCCTCGACCTCAAATGTCAAGACCTTCAGAGAATTTACAAAGGCCACAGACAATCTGGCCCTCTGAGAATGTTCCTAGACTTCAGTCAGGTCAACCAACAGAGAATGTTCCAAGACTGCAGCCAGTAAGGCCTTCAGAGAATGTTCCTCCAGAAATCAGTGTCTATGACTGTAACAGTGAGGAAGAGGATGAGGCTGTCCAACCCCCTCCTTCTAGGAAGCGGGCAGCTCTTTCCCCTCTCAAGCCACTTAATCCCACTGTTTCCAAGACTGTCGAGTCCAGTCAGCCCACCAAAGCCAAAGTCAAGTATATGGGCTCAGTCAGTGGTCCCAGTGGACTGTCTGTAAGGCAAGAATCTATTGCTGGGTCCAAAGACTCACCAGAACAAAAAGAGAATAATGCCATTTATTATGTATTCAGTCAGAGACTCCTGCAGTTATGTGATCAGGTGCCAAAGATACCTAAAAGG GCCAGTATGGTACACACCTTGATTGAAGCATATGATCTACTGGATCATGTGACCCTAATCACTCCGGAGTTTGCCACAAAAGACGAGCTGTTAGCCTTCCACTCCCAGGAGTATATTGAGTTCCTAGAGAGGGTCAACTTGGAGGAGGACTCAGAGAAAGATGAGGAACTCAAACAACAGTTTGGCTTAG GTTATGACTGCCCAAACCTGCCATTAGTGTATGACTTTGTGAGACTGGTTGCGGGTGCATCTCTCAGCTGTGCCAAAGCTTTAATTCAACAGAAATGTAGGATTGCAATCAATTGGAATGGAGGCTGGCACCATGCAAGGAG AGATGAAGCAGCTGGATTCTGCTATGTCAATGATATTGTTCTTGCCATCCTAAAACTCAAGGAGCATTTCAACCGTGTTCTCTACATTGATTTGGATCTACATCATGGTGATG CTGTAGATGATGCGTTTATCTTCACTCCCAAAGTGATGACTGTCTCTCTTCACAAACACTCACCAGGGTTCTTTCCAG GTACTGGTAGTTTGAATCGAGTAGGAGGGGGAAGGGGAAAGTTCTACACTGTCAGCGTTCCTCTCAAAGATGGTATCAAAGATGAACAGTACTCTGATCTCTTCACAAG GGTTATGGAGCAAGTACGTGTGAAGTTCCAACCCAGCGTGGTAGTGGTCCAGTGTGGAGCAGATACACTCTCATCTGATCCTATGCAATCCTTTAACCTTACCCCCCTAGGG GTGGGGCAGTGTGTGTCCAGGGTACTGTCATGGAAACTACCAACTCTCCTATTGGGTGGGG GAGGTTATAACATGGCCAATACTGCTAGATGCTGGTCCTATCTAACAGGTCTGGTACTAGGAAAGAAGCTACCGTCAGAAATACCAGACCATGAG TTTTTCTTGGAGTATGGACCTGGTTATCAACTAGAGGTTTGTCCTGCTCACTATACAAACTGCAACTCAGTGGAATACATGGAGACAATTGCCAAGGCTATCACAA AAAATTTAGAGAATGTGAGATGA
- the LOC121413575 gene encoding histone deacetylase 8-like isoform X2, producing MNDEGPSDSENGFDARNQGNKNESPPRLQTAGIFGNVQRLHPTHPENLLRLQPARPSDNAPRLQSARSLDNAPRFQVARSSENTPRFQLARSSENVPRPQAAKSTENAPRPQMSRPSENLQRPQTIWPSENVPRLQSGQPTENVPRLQPVRPSENVPPEISVYDCNSEEEDEAVQPPPSRKRAALSPLKPLNPTVSKTVESSQPTKAKVKYMGSVSGPSGLSVRQESIAGSKDSPEQKENNAIYYVFSQRLLQLCDQVPKIPKRASMVHTLIEAYDLLDHVTLITPEFATKDELLAFHSQEYIEFLERVNLEEDSEKDEELKQQFGLGYDCPNLPLVYDFVRLVAGASLSCAKALIQQKCRIAINWNGGWHHARRDEAAGFCYVNDIVLAILKLKEHFNRVLYIDLDLHHGDAVDDAFIFTPKVMTVSLHKHSPGFFPGTGSLNRVGGGRGKFYTVSVPLKDGIKDEQYSDLFTRVMEQVRVKFQPSVVVVQCGADTLSSDPMQSFNLTPLGVGQCVSRVLSWKLPTLLLGGGGYNMANTARCWSYLTGLVLGKKLPSEIPDHEFFLEYGPGYQLEVCPAHYTNCNSVEYMETIAKAITKNLENVR from the exons ATGAATGATGAAGGTCCATCAGATTCCGAGAACGGTTTTGACGCAAGAAATCAAGGTAACAAAAATGAGTCCCCACCAAGACTACAGACAGCAGGAATCTTTGGGAATGTGCAAAGGCTTCATCCAACCCATCCTGAGAATCTCCTGAGACTCCAGCCAGCGAGACCGTCAGACAACGCTCCTCGGCTTCAGTCAGCAAGATCTTTGGACAATGCTCCAAGGTTCCAAGTAGCAAGATCATCAGAGAATACTCCAAGGTTCCAACTTGCAAGATCGTCAGAGAATGTCCCCCGGCCTCAAGCAGCAAAATCTACAGAGAATGCTCCTCGACCTCAAATGTCAAGACCTTCAGAGAATTTACAAAGGCCACAGACAATCTGGCCCTCTGAGAATGTTCCTAGACTTCAGTCAGGTCAACCAACAGAGAATGTTCCAAGACTGCAGCCAGTAAGGCCTTCAGAGAATGTTCCTCCAGAAATCAGTGTCTATGACTGTAACAGTGAGGAAGAGGATGAGGCTGTCCAACCCCCTCCTTCTAGGAAGCGGGCAGCTCTTTCCCCTCTCAAGCCACTTAATCCCACTGTTTCCAAGACTGTCGAGTCCAGTCAGCCCACCAAAGCCAAAGTCAAGTATATGGGCTCAGTCAGTGGTCCCAGTGGACTGTCTGTAAGGCAAGAATCTATTGCTGGGTCCAAAGACTCACCAGAACAAAAAGAGAATAATGCCATTTATTATGTATTCAGTCAGAGACTCCTGCAGTTATGTGATCAGGTGCCAAAGATACCTAAAAGG GCCAGTATGGTACACACCTTGATTGAAGCATATGATCTACTGGATCATGTGACCCTAATCACTCCGGAGTTTGCCACAAAAGACGAGCTGTTAGCCTTCCACTCCCAGGAGTATATTGAGTTCCTAGAGAGGGTCAACTTGGAGGAGGACTCAGAGAAAGATGAGGAACTCAAACAACAGTTTGGCTTAG GTTATGACTGCCCAAACCTGCCATTAGTGTATGACTTTGTGAGACTGGTTGCGGGTGCATCTCTCAGCTGTGCCAAAGCTTTAATTCAACAGAAATGTAGGATTGCAATCAATTGGAATGGAGGCTGGCACCATGCAAGGAG AGATGAAGCAGCTGGATTCTGCTATGTCAATGATATTGTTCTTGCCATCCTAAAACTCAAGGAGCATTTCAACCGTGTTCTCTACATTGATTTGGATCTACATCATGGTGATG CTGTAGATGATGCGTTTATCTTCACTCCCAAAGTGATGACTGTCTCTCTTCACAAACACTCACCAGGGTTCTTTCCAG GTACTGGTAGTTTGAATCGAGTAGGAGGGGGAAGGGGAAAGTTCTACACTGTCAGCGTTCCTCTCAAAGATGGTATCAAAGATGAACAGTACTCTGATCTCTTCACAAG GGTTATGGAGCAAGTACGTGTGAAGTTCCAACCCAGCGTGGTAGTGGTCCAGTGTGGAGCAGATACACTCTCATCTGATCCTATGCAATCCTTTAACCTTACCCCCCTAGGGGTGGGGCAGTGTGTGTCCAGGGTACTGTCATGGAAGCTACCAACTCTCCTATTGGGTGGGG GAGGTTATAACATGGCCAATACTGCTAGATGCTGGTCCTATCTAACAGGTCTGGTACTAGGAAAGAAGCTACCGTCAGAAATACCAGACCATGAG TTTTTCTTGGAGTATGGACCTGGTTATCAACTAGAGGTTTGTCCTGCTCACTATACAAACTGCAACTCAGTGGAATACATGGAGACAATTGCCAAGGCTATCACAA AAAATTTAGAGAATGTGAGATGA